ACTACAAGGACTTGATCGCCTCACTCGCAACTACACCTATCTCAGTCAAGAGGAACCGCCCCTCGAAGGGATTGTTAAGCTTGTCGTGGTATCGCCATTGCTAGATTTAGCGGGTTTCTATCAATTTCCTTTTTTGGTAAAAGCAGAAGTAAGTACTAGTATCGAAGTTGCTGACGAAGCTAATGCTATGGCGGTTCAAGGTCGAATTGATATTTTGGTAATCCAAGATAGTTTTTGGATTTTGGTAATCGAATCAAAACCTGCAAAGCTAGATGTTACCGCAGGAATTCCTCAAGCACTTACTTATTTGTTGAGCGCTCCCAACTTACAATCAAGCTGCTATGGAATGGTTACAAATGGAAGAGAAGTATTGTTTTTGAAATGCGATCGCCACCAAAATGCTCCTCAATATTCGCGATCGCCTACTTATCGATTGCTCGAAAATATTACAGAGCGTGTTCAAGTTTTGCAGGGACTTAAACAAATTGGGGCTTATATTGGCGATTTAAGGAGTTAGGCGATCGCATCAGCAATCTATCTCCTCAAGGCGATCGCTGTTACCATGAGTCGTGATTTTTAGGCGATCGCTTCAACTTTCTCAATAGGTTACTGTTGAGGATCATGGGCAGGTGGATGCCAGCCGCCACGAATCCAGAAACGACGCGCACGCTGAATAGCACCATCATCATGACGCTCATCGTTCATATCGAGACGTTCAATCGTGGCGCGTCCCAGGCTGTAATGCCGAGAATTTTTTGTCCATTGTCAGACCAAACGAAATGTTCATACCACTTGTTTTGTCTAGGGTTGAAGATTGAGACAATTGTTTGGGTTTCAGGGTCAATACCCTCTGTGAAGTTGTAACGACGACCATTACAGCGATGACACGCAAGAGCAAGATTATCTTCAGTATCGTTTCCACCAAGGGATTGTGGAATAAGATGATCGAGTGTAAATAGTGAGCTACTAGCTTCTTCAAAAGAATGGCAGTACTCACACAGAAAATTAGCTCGATCGCGGATGCGTTGACGACTAGCGAAACTGATAGTCATGACTCGGCAATAATCCGAGCATTCATAAGTGTGAAAATACGATCAAGTTCAGTGATGCCAGCAAGCTCAGCACTTTCTTCTACAGTGAGGATGTTATTTTTTTTCGCTCAATAAGGATTTCGAGGCGCGATTGGAGATCATCATTGAACTTAAAAAGGTTAAGCCCTCTTACCTTTTGGATTTGAATGCCAACCTCTATCCAGAAAGAAGGTTGCACCATTGTTTGAGTAATCATATTTGCTACCCTTATGTGTATTCTTGATTGTTACAGTTAGATGCTTTCAAAGTTTGAAGACTCCATAGGCAAATAAATCGTATGTGCATTGCTTTTGTGCATTGCTTTAATGACAGCGAATTTATTATAGCGTTAGACATCTTCAAACATGATTTTTATCACTTTTTTTCCTTTAAAAATTGCTCGACACTTCGTTGCCAGCGTTCTTTATCAACCGTAACGAGCAAGCTATGATCGGCGTTGGGGAAAATGCTTAGTTCCTTAAAACCGTGTAAATTCTGAAATATCTGATCGATCTCTGCTAAATTAGTCCATTTATCAAGTTTGCCATGCAATAACAAAGCAGGACATCGAACTTGTTTGGCATAAGTTACTGGATTATGCGTAAAACCATTGATTCCATGCTGAATACTTCCCCAAAAGACAACCATCTCAGCGAACGGAAATGTTGGAATCCAGCTTGCACTCAATCGACTTCTGACAGCATCTAAAAGTCGTGCAAAAGGAAGTTCAAGAATTACAACATCAGGATTAATTTTTTCATCGGCAACGGCTTTAAGGATCGCCGCACTTCCCATTGACACACCATAGAGGATAAATGGACGCTGAAAATTTGAACGTTGAGCATGACTCAGAGATAGAGCAACATCTTTAGCTTCCCGTACACCCAAAGTTGTCGTATTTCCGCTAGAACCTCCTAGACCTCGGAAATCAATAAGCATAGCGGCGTAGCCCAAACGATGAAACTCCTTGGCTGGAGCTAGAAGTTGTTTATCTTTACTTCCTGCATTACCAGGAAATAGCAGGACAGTACCATTAGATACAGGCAGTTGAGTGGGAATAAACCAAGTCTCTAGCCACTCAGTTTGATTGATAGGAATACGTTGTGTGACATATTCAAGCCCAATATCACTGGGGAGTTTTGAGTTAGTAGATTTAGGAATTCCTATACCAAAACGACCAGGAGAACTATAGTGTGTCAGAGCATAAGCGCCAAAGTAAGACAAAACATTAAGAGCTAGGAAGAAAAAAAGCACAACTAGGAAAAGAATCTTTCTATGTTTTCTTCCTAGTTTCAAAAACTTCAATGGTTTCATTTACCTTACCTACTGCCTTGTTTAAATGACTAGCATGGACTTAAACACACAAATATCTTAGCATTTAATGTTTAGCAGAGCAGATAGATAATTTAGTCGAGATCGCATTAACAATCTATCTCCTAAAGGCGATCGCTATTACTGCAAGTCTTGATTTATGGAGCGATCGCTTTATAATTATACTTCTTCGCGAGCAAAGATTTTTTGGATACTTACTTCAGTTAACCTGCACAACAATGAATGAATATATCCGAATTTTGGAAACTGGAGAAATTAATACAGGCGAAGGTTTGTTTCGATTTGTCGCCCCTGAAAAGATTCCATTTTGGCAAGACTTTGCACAGAAAGCAGAAATCATTCGCCGAGTCCATGAACATGGCGCAGTCAGTTTTGAGGTCGATGCCAACTATGATGAAGATTACCACGAGCCAGAGGAGGAGTTTGGCTGGGGCTTGACCTATGGAGAATATTGGGACATGCATCTTGAACAAAAGTGGAATAAGCCAGTCGCCTGTTGGCAGACATGGATTTTGTTGTCTGTCAGCGCTCCCTTTATGCGATTTAGGCGATCGCTTTCTCCCGCAGAAGATCGCATCCTGATTGCGACGTGGGACACAGTAAGATGGAGTGAAGATTGGGAGAGTGGAGAATACAGATTCTATTTAGCACTGACCTCAAAGCTAGATACTGAAGATGACACTCTTCTTGATGCTCAAAAGCCAATTTTAATTAAACCTAGAAAAATCTCTCCGATTGTTAGCGATCGCACAGCTTTGGGTTCATTGCAAACATGGCAGTTAGGGCAAGATATGATTCTCCAGCCACTAACCAATCTTGTCCAAGCATCTCCATCTCAACGTGATTGGGACTGGATGTGGCGAGAACATTCAAGTCTCGGTCCCATCTATTTAAAGATCTTTGTGGACAGAACATCTGCTAAGCTAAAAGAGTGGTTTGCAGATATCATCACCACGCGATTACCTCAAAATAATTTCTATCCATGCTTGTACAACAATCAATATGCGATCGCTAATGAGCTAAGAATTTATTTTGAGGATT
The Pseudanabaena sp. BC1403 genome window above contains:
- a CDS encoding type I restriction enzyme HsdR N-terminal domain-containing protein gives rise to the protein MITNANSLTLSNLRQTFGLSLNSSDRFFDEWLNDAPNLTEAELQGLDRLTRNYTYLSQEEPPLEGIVKLVVVSPLLDLAGFYQFPFLVKAEVSTSIEVADEANAMAVQGRIDILVIQDSFWILVIESKPAKLDVTAGIPQALTYLLSAPNLQSSCYGMVTNGREVLFLKCDRHQNAPQYSRSPTYRLLENITERVQVLQGLKQIGAYIGDLRS
- a CDS encoding alpha/beta hydrolase — its product is MKPLKFLKLGRKHRKILFLVVLFFFLALNVLSYFGAYALTHYSSPGRFGIGIPKSTNSKLPSDIGLEYVTQRIPINQTEWLETWFIPTQLPVSNGTVLLFPGNAGSKDKQLLAPAKEFHRLGYAAMLIDFRGLGGSSGNTTTLGVREAKDVALSLSHAQRSNFQRPFILYGVSMGSAAILKAVADEKINPDVVILELPFARLLDAVRSRLSASWIPTFPFAEMVVFWGSIQHGINGFTHNPVTYAKQVRCPALLLHGKLDKWTNLAEIDQIFQNLHGFKELSIFPNADHSLLVTVDKERWQRSVEQFLKEKK